The DNA region GCGTATTGTAGCTCAACCGGCAACTCAGGATCTTCCCGGTGCTCAAGCAGGTCGTTCTGCTCGAACAGGCGACGATACAGCGTCCCTCCCGTCGCAACAACCAGCTCCTGCAGCCCCCGGCAGATGGCGAAAATGGGGATGCGCCTTTCGAGCGCGGCGGCAATCAGCGCCATACTCAGAAGATCTCGCCCGGGATCGGCGTCAGGCTCATCGCCGTTTTCACCATAAAGGTGCGGCTGCACGTTACTTGGGCTGCCCGGCAGATAAATTCCGTCCAGGGTTGGCAGCAGCGCGGTAAGCAGCTCTGGCTCTGCGAGCGCATGCGGTAGGGCAATCGGTAAGCCCCCCGCGTTAATAATGGCATTCAGGTACTTTTCTTGCAGGGTTTGGGTCTCATGACCCTTAAGCCTGTTTCTACACATCACCACGCCAATGACTGGCTTGTTCATTATATTTTCCATGATCGCCCTCACAAAGTGGACTAAATTTAGGCCATTTTCGCCTGCCAAACGGCCTTTTCGTTCAATATTTTCTCAATCTAGCAACGGGATCTGGCTTTTGCAAACTTAATTTAACATTTGACAAACAATTTATTTGCATACAGATTCGATAGAGTGGACATTATATTTGACGGTCCAGCGCAGCGAACACACATCCCAAAACGGTGGTAAATCATGGAAACCAATATCGTAGAAGTTGAGAACTTTGTGCAGCACACGGAAGAGAGGCGGGGCAGCGCCTTTACGCAGGAAGTGAAGCGCTATTTAGAAAAGTATCCTGACACCCAGTTTATTGATGTCCTCCTGACCGACCTGAACGGCTGTTTTCGCGGTAAACGCATCCCGGTTGCCGGACTGAGCAAACTTGAAAAAGGCTGCTATTTCCCGGCATCAGTTTTCGCCATGGACATTTTGGGTAACGTCGTGGAAGAGGCGGGCCTGGGGCAGGAGCTCGGCGAGCCGGACTGCATCTGCGTGCCGGTGCCGGGTACCCTGACGCCGTCCGCCGCCGACCCGGAATACATTGGTCAGGTGCAGCTCACCATGGTCGATGAAGATGGCGCTCCCTTTGACGTTGAGCCGCGGAACGTACTCAACCGACTCTGGCAGCAGCTGCGCCAGCGCGGTCTGTTCCCCGTGGTAGCGGTAGAGCTGGAGTTCTATTTACTTGACCGTAAACGCGATGCCGACGGCTATCTGCAGCCACCCTGCGCGCCGGGCACCGACGTGCGCAACACGCAAAGTCAGGTCTACTCGGTTGATAATCTCAACCACTTTGCGGACGTGCTGAACGACATTGACGAACTAGCGCAGCTGCAGCTTATCCCCGCCGACGGCGCGGTGGCCGAGGCCTCCCCGGGCCAGTTTGAGATTAACCTGCACCACACGGAAAACGTGCTCGATGCCTGCGACGATGCGCTGGCGCTAAAGCGTCTCGTCAGGCAGATGGCGGAAAAACATAAGATGCACGCCACGTTTATGGCAAAGCCGTATGAAGAGCATGCGGGCAGCGGGATGCATATCCACATTAGCATGCAGAACAACCGAGGCGAAAACGTGCTCGCAGACGCCAGCGGCGAGGATTCCGCGCTGCTGAAACGCGCGCTGGCCGGGATGATCGATCTGATGCCAGCCTCCATGGCGCTGCTGGCACCGAACGTTAACTCGTACCGCCGTTTCCAGCCGGGTATGTACGTGCCGACGCAGGCGTCATGGGGACACAACAACCGCACGGTTGCCCTGCGCATCCCCTGCGGCGATCGCCATAACCATCGGGTCGAGTACCGGGTGGCGGGCGCAGACGCGAACCCGTATCTGGTGATGGCGGCAATTTTTGCCGGCATTTTGCACGGGCTGGACAACGATTTACCGCTGCAGGAAGAGGTGGAAGGCAACGGTCTGGAGCAGGACGGCCTGCCGTTCCCGATTCGTCAGAGCGATGCGCTGTGGGAGTTTATGCAAAACGATAGCCTCCGCGAGCGGCTGGGCGAACGTTTCTGCCACGTCTATCACGCCTGCAAAAACGATGAATTGCTGCAGTTTGAGCGCCTGATCACCGAAACTGAAATCGAGTGGATGTTGAAAAACGCCTGATGACGTGCCCCGGCTAGGGGCCGCTTTGTTACATCTTGTACGTATTACCATACGGCCTGCGCGGAGCCTGGCCGAACTGTTCGCTGGCACGCCAGCTATCTCCCGGGAGTCGCGTTATGGAGCGCAGGCGGCACAGGGATTTTCTTAACGACACTGTGTGACGAGGTAGGAAATGATGCAGATGTTCAACTATCCGCAGGGCGAAGGGGGCCAGTCTGGCGCCTGCTGTGAGTGCGAGCCAGAGATGGTGAGCGGGTACGATCGCGTGAGTTCTTTACAACTTCCCCCTTTGCTAAGCAGGTTTGCGTTAAGGACAGCGCGATTGCAAACCACGGTAAGCATGGGGGGGACGGTTTATGGCGACTAACACCTCCCTTGACTCGCCGCGCATGGCCGGAAG from Enterobacter chengduensis includes:
- the puuD gene encoding gamma-glutamyl-gamma-aminobutyrate hydrolase; amino-acid sequence: MENIMNKPVIGVVMCRNRLKGHETQTLQEKYLNAIINAGGLPIALPHALAEPELLTALLPTLDGIYLPGSPSNVQPHLYGENGDEPDADPGRDLLSMALIAAALERRIPIFAICRGLQELVVATGGTLYRRLFEQNDLLEHREDPELPVELQYAPSHEVQVQEGGLLSQLIPGCNTFWVNSLHGQGARTLGPRLRVEARSTDGLVEAVSVHDHPFALGVQWHPEWNSSEYALSRMLFEGFITACQSHIAEKQRL
- a CDS encoding glutamine synthetase family protein; amino-acid sequence: METNIVEVENFVQHTEERRGSAFTQEVKRYLEKYPDTQFIDVLLTDLNGCFRGKRIPVAGLSKLEKGCYFPASVFAMDILGNVVEEAGLGQELGEPDCICVPVPGTLTPSAADPEYIGQVQLTMVDEDGAPFDVEPRNVLNRLWQQLRQRGLFPVVAVELEFYLLDRKRDADGYLQPPCAPGTDVRNTQSQVYSVDNLNHFADVLNDIDELAQLQLIPADGAVAEASPGQFEINLHHTENVLDACDDALALKRLVRQMAEKHKMHATFMAKPYEEHAGSGMHIHISMQNNRGENVLADASGEDSALLKRALAGMIDLMPASMALLAPNVNSYRRFQPGMYVPTQASWGHNNRTVALRIPCGDRHNHRVEYRVAGADANPYLVMAAIFAGILHGLDNDLPLQEEVEGNGLEQDGLPFPIRQSDALWEFMQNDSLRERLGERFCHVYHACKNDELLQFERLITETEIEWMLKNA